The proteins below come from a single Rosa rugosa chromosome 2, drRosRugo1.1, whole genome shotgun sequence genomic window:
- the LOC133734357 gene encoding uncharacterized protein LOC133734357 produces MADPTRSEFDILDSEGLEYHRWVSDVETAFVAKDYTATITDSKDDELSNKVKANALMFLRRHIDPSLCWEYLQLKTPKELWDALKGRFGNIHDTLLPELIVQWNEIRLLDYKRVNDFNKDMLRLKARLNFCGKELTEDDMIQKTLSTFPTSAIILANQYRLEYDNKRITTFNKLIKLLQVVERHNEVLLNNNARPVGTKKIPEANYGKVKGGKNPNAKGVGRADPYPRGNNAPRGKGHGGRDMGRGGPPNVWRRDDGAGPSGHGNKVQREPKNPSVKQNRVGNEPCYRCGVIGHWYKNC; encoded by the coding sequence atggctgatccaactcgatctgaatttgacatcttggactcagaaggacttgagtaccatcgttgggtttccgatgtggaaactgcctttgtggcaaaagactacactgccaccattactGACTCtaaagatgatgaactatctaataaggtgaaagcaaatgccttaatgtttctgaggcgacatattgatcctagtcTCTGCTGGGaataccttcagttgaagacacccaaagaactgtgggatgcccttaagggacgttttgggaacattcatgacacattgctcccagaactgatcgttcagtggaatgaaatccgtttgcttgactataaaagggtaaatgacttcaacaaggatatGTTGCGCCTAAAAGCACGtctaaatttctgtggaaaggaactcacagaagatgatatgatccagaagactctttccactttcCCTACTTCAGcaattatactagcgaaccagtataggctggagtatgataacaaaagaatcacaaccttcaacaaGCTGATCAAACTATTGCAAGTGGttgagaggcataatgaggttcttttgaataACAATGCCAGGCctgttgggacaaagaaaattcctgaggctaattatggcaaagtgaaaggtggaaagaaccccaatgcaaagggggttggacgtgctgatccctacccacgtggcaacaatgcaccacgtggcaaGGGACATGGGGGTCGTGATATGGGtcgtggaggccctcccaatgtatggcgcagagatgatggtgctggccctagtggtcatggaaacaaggtgcaaagggaacctaagaacccttcagtcaaacagaatagagttggcaatgaaccatgctatagatgtggagtcattgggcattggtacaagaactgctaa
- the LOC133729242 gene encoding glycolate oxidase 1 gives MEMITNVSEYEKIAKEKLPKMIYDYYASGAEDQWTLKENQRAFSRILFRPRILIDVSKIDMRTTVLGFNISMPIMIAPTAMQKMAHPEGEFATARAASAADTIMTLSSWATSSVEEVASTGPGIRFFQLYVYKDRNVVAQLVKRAEKAGFKAIALTVDTPRLGRREADIKNRFTLPSNLTLKNFENIDLGKMDKTNDSGLASYVAGQTDQSLSWKDVKWLQTITHLPILLKGVITAEDAQLAVRYGAAGIIVSNHGARQLDYVPSTIMALEEVVKATRGAIPVFLDGGVRRGTDVFKALALGASGVFIGRPVVFSLAAAGEAGVRKVLQMLRDEFELTMALSGCRSLKEITRDHIVTEWDRPRIAPKL, from the exons ATGGAGATGATCACCAATGTTTCTGAGTATGAGAAGATTGCAAAGGAGAAATTGCCAAAGATGATCTATGACTACTATGCATCTGGTGCAGAGGACCAGTGGACTCTTAAGGAGAACCAACGCGCTTTCTCCAGGATTTT GTTTCGACCTCGTATTCTTATTGATGTAAGCAAGATAGACATGAGAACCACAGTTTTGGGATTCAATATTTCAATGCCCATCATGATAGCTCCTACAGCCATGCAGAAGATGGCTCACCCTGAAG GAGAGTTTGCAACAGCAAGAGCAGCATCTGCAGCTGACACAATTATG ACACTCTCCTCTTGGGCTACTTCCAGTGTCGAAGAGGTCGCGTCAACAGGACCTGGCATTCGTTTTTTCCAACTCTAT gtgTACAAAGACAGGAATGTGGTTGCACAGCTTGTCAAAAGAGCTGAGAAAGCTGGTTTCAAGGCAATAGCCCTTACAGTGGACACTCCACGGCTTGGGCGCAGGGAGGCTGATATCAAGAACAG ATTTACTTTACCATCAAATTTGACATTGAAGAACTTTGAGAATATTGATCTCGGAAAGATGGACAAG ACCAATGATTCTGGACTAGCATCATATGTTGCTGGACAAACTGACCAGTCTCTCAGCTGGAAG GACGTGAAATGGCTTCAGACAATCACCCATTTACCGATTCTTTTAAAGGGTGTGATTACAGCTGAGGATG CACAACTAGCTGTACGATATGGAGCTGCAGGAATAATTGTCTCGAACCATGGAGCTCGCCAGCTTGATTATGTCCCCTCAACTATTATGGCTTTGGAAGAG GTCGTCAAAGCTACACGAGGGGCAATTCCTGTCTTCTTGGATGGTGGAGTGAGGCGAGGAACGGATGTTTTCAAAGCTCTGGCTCTTGGAGCATCGGGTGTATTT ATAGGAAGACCAGTAGTGTTCTCCTTAGCTGCTGCAGGGGAGGCTGGTGTCAGGAAAGTCCTTCAAATGCTCCGGGACGAGTTTGAGCTGACTATGGCATTAAGCGGTTGCCGCTCCCTCAAGGAAATCACCCGAGACCATATCGTAACGGAATGGGATCGTCCTCGTATTGCACCCAAATTATAA